The Duganella sp. BuS-21 sequence AGACCAGCGACGGCTTCGCCGCCCTGGCCGAGCTCGACAACAACCACGACGGCGTGGTCGATAGCAAGGACGCGCGTTACGGCGATCTGCGCGTGTGGGTCGACGCCAACGCAGACGGCATCAGCCAGGCCGACGAACTGAAGACGCTGATCGAACTGGTCGTGGCCAGCATGCAGGTCGCGGCGCAGCAAACCAGCGTGCTCAACCAGGGCAACTGGGTCGGCCTGACATCGAGCTACACCAGCGCCGACGGTAGCACGCACGAAGTGGCCGACGTCTGGTTCCTGGCGCAACGCACGGCCACGCTCACGCAAGCGATCGGCAGCTACGGCCAGCAAGTCGGTAGCCCCGGTGGTAACAACACCGCCGGCGGCCAGCTGACGCAGCCGTCCACCGACAGCAGCCTCAACAACAGCGTCGCCGCGCTGGCGGACCAACTGCAGCACTACCAGTCCACCGCCGCCCTGAGCGGCTCGGCCACGGCCCAGCACGACGACTGGCTGCGCAAGCAAGCCAACGCCAGCCAAGGCTTCCTGGCAGCAAAGTAGCGCAAAAACAATCAGGGTCAGCTCTGTCATTCGGACATTGCGGAACTTTCTAGTGACGCGAAAGTTCCCAAATGTCCAAATGACAGAGCTGACCCTGAATTATTGAATGACTGAAGTACAAATAAAAATGGCCAGCTGATTCAGCTGGCCATTTTTTTGCGGCGGGAAGAAGCTAGCTGATGTAGTTGAACAGCGATAGACCCGACATCGTGGTGAAGGATTTCTGCGCGGCGGTGAGCGTGGTCTGCTGTTGCGTGAACAGCGAGATCGCCGCCGTGTAGTCGACGTCCTGCAGGTCCGATAGCGTGGTCGCATATTGCAGGCCCAGGTCGTCGCCAGAGCTGTCGAGGTAGTCCAGCTCCTTCAGCCGCGAACCCACCGCCGCCTGCACCGACAGCACATTGTCGGTGGCGTTGTCGATGTTCACTTGCAGCTGGTTGAGCTTGTTGCTCAGGCTGGCCTGGCCGGTGGCGCCTTCGCCCGGTCCGCGCAGCGCGTCGATGAAGCCCTGCACCGTGGTGAAGATCGATTGCTTGGTCGACGGCTCGACCGCAAAGTTGTCGCCGTCCGCCGGCTCGCCCTTGACGTCGAACTGCACGCCGTCGAAGCTGATGTTCTGGCCGCTGACATAGGGCTGCGGCACCACCGGCAACGGCGCCGGCGGCACCGGGTCGCCGGTGGTGAGGTCGGTCACCGTGTAGGTGGTTTGCTTGGGCACGCCCGGCGTCGCCGCCACCACCTGGAAATCGATCTGGTACTTGTGGCCGGTCAGCAGCGTGGCGTCCTTGACCGACCCGGCGCTGATGATGCCGGTGCCGCCGCGGCCGTAATTGGCGGCGTCCGGCGTGGTGACAAAGCTGCCGTTGCCGCTCTGGTTGCTTTCAAAGACGGACGCGCCGGAATCGGTGATCGGGATCGTGCGGGTCGAACCGACCTGCAGCGAACGCTGGCCCTGGTCGCCCTGGTAGTCGGCGCCGGCGGCGGTTTTGGTGAACGGCAAGGTGGTCGACTTGTAGCCGGCAAACACATAGCCGCCGACGCCATCGGCCGTGTTGGCCAGGCCCAGCAGGTCGGCCAGCCGCGCTTCGAGCTCGATCGCCACCGATTCGCGGTCCGACTGCGTGTACGAGCCGTTGCCGGCCTTGACCGCCAGGTCCTTGATGTCCTGCAGGATGGAGGTGGTGCTGGCCAGCGCCGTGGTTTCGGTCGACAGCACCGCCTTGGCGTTGGCACGGTTGGTCGCCAGCTGGGTGTTCAGCGATTGCGACTGCGTGACCTCCACCGCGCGCGCGGTGGCGATCGGATCGTCGGCGGCGGTGAGGTTCTTGCGACCGGTGGACAGCTGCTGCTGTGTGCGCGACATGGCCGTCTGCAGCGAGGTAATCTGCGCCGAGCCGACGTCGTAAATGGTCCTGGTACTGATGCGCATCACCATGGTGCTACCCTATCTTTCTAGTTGCCCAGGCTGAGCAACGTGTCAAATAACTGGCTGGCCACTTGCATGACCTTGCCACTGGCCTGGTACGCTTGCTGGTAGCGTAACAGGTTGGCCGCTTCTTCATCGAGGTTGACACCGGACACGCTCTGCTGCGCGCTGGTGGCCTGCTTGACGGCGGCGTCGGCGGCGGTGCCGCTGATCTGCGACTCGCGCGCCTTGGTGCCGACGAAGTTGACCATCTGGGCGTAGGTGGTCTGGAACGTGGCCTTGCCGTTGTCCAAAATATTTTTCGTCTGCAAACCCGCCAGCAAGGCGCCGTTGCGGCTGTCGCCCACGCCGCTGGTGTTGGGGCCGACCGTGAAGGTGTCGAGGTCGGCCGGCGTGCCGCTGATGGCGATGTTGACGCCGCCGAAACTGATGTTGGCGCCGTCCGTGTACGGCACCGGCGTGCCGGCCGGATACACGGTGGCCGTGCCGTTGGCCGTGACCGTGACGTCCTGCCCGGCCGGGAAGCCGGAGAAGGTGCCGCTCGCCTTGTCGAAGGTCAGCGTGGCCGGCGCGGTCAAGGCGTTGCCCGGCGTCAGGTAGTTCTGGTCGACCGTGCCGGCCGAGATCTTGCCGTTGCCGGCATTGGCGGTCGGCGCGGCGGTGGCGATCGGCGCCGCCAGCGCGATCTTGTCGCGGTCCTTGATGGCCACCGAGAAATCGGTGGCGGCGTTGTAGGTCGGCCGCACCAGGAAGTTGTCGTTCTGCTGCGGCGTGCCGCTGATGCTGTAGGCCACGCCGTCGATCACTTGCGGCGTGGTCTGCGGGAAGGGATTGATCTGGGTGATCTTGCCGTCGCTCTTGCGCGTGACGTTGAAGTTGGTGCCGTCGTAATCGACGCTGTAGTCGCTGGCGGTCAGCGCGCCGGCGTCGGTCACCACCGCCTTCACTTCCGCCGTGCTGGCTTGCGAGTTGCGGGTGCTGGTGCCGACGTAAGCCTGGATCGGGTTGAAGAAGTTCTGGCCGAGGGCGCCGTTCTCATCCTGGCCCAGCACGTGCTGGGCATTGAAGGCGGTGACCAGACCGGCGGCGATCTGGCCCAGCGAATTTTGCGCGCGGTCCATGGCGCCGTTGCGGAACTCCATCAAGCCGCCCAGCTGGCCGCCGGTGAAGACCTGGTCCGGCAACTCGCTGAAGGCGCCCGAGGCGGTGGCGTAGCCGATGGTCACGCGGCTGACGTCGGTCGGCGAGGTCGAGGTGCCAAGCTGGAAGGCCTTGTTGGCCACCACCAGCGGCTGGCCGGTGCCGAACGAGACGTTCAGCATATTGTTGTCGCCCGGGACCACGGTGACCTTGACCAGCTTGTTGAGCTCGGTCAGCATCTGGTCGCGCTTGTCGAGCAGATCATTCGGTTCGGCGGTGCTGGTGGTCAGGCCGGCGATGGTCAGGTTGATGTCGGCGATCTGTTGCGCATAGGCGTTGATCTCGCCCACATTGGATTTGATCTGGTTGTTGACGCCAAAGGCGATCTCGTTCAAGCGCGCGCTCATGCCCTGGAAACGCGAGGCCAGCGATTCCGCGTTCGACAGCAGCGACTGGCGTGCGGCGGCCGAGGCCGGGCTGGCGGTGGCGTTCTGCACGCCGTTGAAGAAGTCCTGCAGCGCCGGCGACAGGCCGGCCGTGGTGTCGGCCAGCAGGTTGTCGATCTGGCCGATCTGCGAACTGTAGGCGTCCAGCGACGCCTGGTTGGACTCGGCGTTGCGCAGCGAGGTGGCCAGGAAGTTGTCGTAGTAGCGGCGCACGGCCTGGATCTCCGTCCCCGAGCCGACATAGCCGAAGCCCTGGTACTGGGTGCCGGTGTCGCCCTGGATCGCCACCTGCCGGTTGTAGCCGGCCGTGTTGGCGTTGGTGATGTTGTTGCCGGTAGTCGCCAACCCTACCTGGGCTGCCAACAGGCCGCTTTTTCCGATGCTGAGGAGACTGGACATAATATTTTTGCTCTATATGTTAAGGGTAACGGCAGCTACCGGGAAAACTTGACTATCCAGCCAGCGAGCGCTTGATGATGCTGGTCAGCTTGCTGGCGTAGTGCGGGTCGGTGGCGTAGCCGGCCTTCTGCAAGCCTTGTGCAAAACTGCTGGCGTCGCCCGCGCTGGCCAAGACTTTTTCGTAACGTGGATTGCTGGACAACAAGCGCGCGTAATCCTTGAAGCTGTCGGCATAGCTGTCGTAGGCGCGGAAGCGCTCGACCTTGGTCTGCGCCTTGCCGTTGACATATTCGGTGGTGGTGGCCTCGACCACCTTGCCCTTCCAGTCGCTGGTGGCCTTGATGCCGAACAGGTTGTTGCTGTTGCTGCCGTCGCGGCCCTTGATCTCGCGCTTGCCCCAGCCCGACTCCAGCGCGGCCTGGCCCAGCATGAACTTGGCCGGGATGCCGGTGGCCTTGCTGGCCTCCTCGGCGTGAACCGATAATTTCTCCTGGAAGCTGCGCACGTGCGGTGCCTGCGAACCTTTGTTGGTGCTGGCGGCGCCATCGACGCGGCTGCTGCTGGAGGCGGCAGCGGTGGCGGCGGCATTGCCGCCGGCGGCGGCGATCGCGCGCTGCAGCTTGGCGTCCATCAGGCTGGCCGCACCGGCGAAGCTGCCGGCGTTGCTGGCGCTGCTGGCGTCGCCGGCACCGCCGATGCCGAGCGCGGCCGCGTCGGTCTTGGCCGACAGCTGGCGCACCAGCATGTCGGCCAGGCCGATGCCCTTCTTGGCGATGTTCTGGCTGGTCTGCTGGTCGAGCATGGTGGTGAACATCTTGCTCTGCTGGCTATCCAGCATGCCTTCTTGCGGCGTCGCTTCGCGCATGCTCTTGAGCATCATATTGACGAACATGGCCTCGAACTGGGTGGCCGCCGTCTTCAGCGCCTCCGGGCTGCCGGCGCGGGCCGACTGCTTGAGGCTGCCCATATCGCGCACGTCGAGCGCAAGTTTGCCATTGAGGTCGTTGGAGGTGGAAGTCTGGCTGGCCATGGTGGCACCCGCTTAAATGATTTCCAGTTCGGCGCGCAGCGAACCGGCGGCCTTCATGGCCTGCAAAATGGACAGCAAATCCTGCGGCGTGGCGCCGATGGCGTTGAGCGCCTTGACCACTTCGGCCAGCGAAGCGCCGCCCTTGACCATCATCACCTTGCCGCCGTCGGCCTTGATGGCGACCTGCGGATTTTGCGTGACGACGGTGCGGCCGCCCGACAGCGGATTCGGCTGGCTGACCTGGGTGTCGGCGTTGACCGATACTGACAGATTACCGTGGGAAATGGCGCACGTCTCCAGCGTGACGGCGCGGTTCATCACCACCGAACCGGTGCGCGCGTTCATGATGACCTTGGCGGCCTGCTCGGCCGGATTGACCTGCATGTCCTGCAGTGTGCCGATGAAGCTCACGCGCTGGTCGCTGCCGCTGGGCGCCTGCACCCGGATCACGCGGCTGTCGAGCGCGTAGGCGATGCCGGCGCCGTACTTGTCGTTGATGGCCTCGACCATGCGGCTGGCGGTGGCGAAGTCGGCATTGTTGAGTTCCAGCTTGATGATGTTGTTCTCGCCCAGGTTGCTGGCGACCGCGCGTTCCACCGTGGCGCCGCCCGAGATCTTGCCCACGCTCAGGTGGTTGACGGTCAGCGAGCTGCCGCCGCCGCCACCGCCGGCCTGCACGCCGACGCCGCCGACCAGCACATTGCCCTGGGCCATGCCGTAGACCTGGCCGTCCGCACCCTTGAGCGGCGTCATCAGCAGCGTGCCGCCGCGCAGGCTCTTGGCGTTGCCCATCGACGATACCGTGATGTCCAGCGTCTGGCCCGGCTGCGAGAACGGCGGCAGCGAAGCCGTCACCATCACCGCCGCCACGTTTTTCAGCTGCAGCTGCGAACCGCCCTGCGGCAGGTTCACGCCCAGCTGCTGCAGCATCGAGATCACGCTCTGCACCGTGAACGGGGTTTGCGTGGTCTGGTCGCCGCTGCCGTCCAGGCCCACCACCAGCCCGTAGCCGATCAATTGGTTGTGACGCACGCCGGCGATGCTGGCCAGGTCCTTGATGCGCTCGGCGCCGGCCTGCGGCGCCAGCAGCGTCAACGTGGCGGACAGGCAGACCAGCACGGCGGCTTTGAGGGGTGTTTTCATGATGGTCAGAATGGCAGCAGGCTTTGGAAGAAGCGCGACGCCATCGACGACAGCTCGGCGCGGTCGATCTGGTTGGCGGTGCGGTACTCGACGCGGGCGTCGGCCACGGCGGTCGATTGCACGGTGTTGCCGGTGGCGATGCTGTCAGGATTGATCATGCCGGAGAAGCGGATGTATTCGGTGCCCTTGTTCATGCCGATCTGCTTTTCGCCGGCCACGATCAGGTTGCCGTTGCTCAGCACCTCGACCACGGTCACGCCCATGGTACCGGTGAAGGCGTTGCTGGCGGTCTGGTTGTCGCCGTCGGAATAGGAACTCTCGCTGCCGACCTGGAGCGGATTGCCGAAGGTGCTTTGCAGCTTCTTCGGCAAGGTGGCGCTGACGTTGCCGGTCTTGTTGCCGGAGCTGGTGCCGGCCTTGTTGGCCGAAGTGCGCTCGGTGATCACCAGGGTCAGCACGTCGCCGACGTGGCGCGCGCGGCGGTCTTCGAACACCGGGCGGAAGGCGGCCGGCTGATAGATGGCGCCGTTGTTGGGCACGGCCTGCAGCTGTTCGCTGGTCAGCGGGCGCGCGCTCATCGGCGAATGCACGATGGAGGTGGGCGCGGTCTGGCAGGCGCTCAGCAGCACGGTGGCGGCAATGGTACTGGCAATGAGGGTGACGGATTTCATGATCAGGTCCTTACATCTGCGACAGCTTCTGCAGCATCTGGTCCGAGGTGGTGATGGCCTTGGAGTTGATTTCGTAGGCGCGCTGGGTCTGGATCATATTGACCATCTCCTCCACCACGTTGACGTTTGAGGTTTCCACATAACCCTGCAGGATGGTACCGGTGCCGTTGCTGCCCGGCGTGTTCTGCTGCGGCGCGCCGGAGGCGGTGGTTTCCACGTACAGGTTCTCGCCCTTCGATTCCAGCCCGGTCGGGTTGATGAAGGTGGCCAGTTGCAGGCTGCCCAGCTGCTGGGTGGTGGTGGCGCCGTTGCCGTTGGCGATGTTGACCGAGACGGTGCCGTCGCGGCCGACGGTGATGGCCTGGGCCGTGATCGGGATGGTGATGGCCGGTTGCAGCACGAAGCCCTCCGAGGTCACCATCTGGCCGTTGTTGTCGCGCTGGAAGGAGCCGTCGCGGGTGTAGGCGGTGGTGCCGTCGGGCAGCAGCACGGTGAAGAAGCCGCTGCCGTTGACCATGATGTCTTTATCGTTGCCGGTCGACTGCGGATTGCCCTGGGTGTGGATGCGCTCGACGGCCACGGTGCGCACACCGGTGCCTAGCTGCAGGCCGGACGGCAGATTGGTCTGCTGCGACGATTGCGCGCCCGGCTGGCGGATATTCTGGTACAGCAGATCTTCGAAGACGGCGCGCGACTTCTTGAAACCGTTGGTGCTGACGTTGGCCAGATTGTGGGACGTGACGTCCATCTGCGTCTGCTGCGCTTCCATGCCAGTCTTGGCGATCCATAACGAACGTATCATGATGCTTCTCCCGATGCCGGATGAACAAGAGCTCATCCCATGCAAGCATTATGCGGGAGAGGTCATCAACTCAAAGCGAGGATCTGGGTGGCTTTTGCGGCGTTATTCTCGGCATTCTTCATCAAGCTCATTTGCATTTCAAACTGCCTTGCCAGACTGATCATGTTAACCATGGAATCGACCGGGCTGACGTTGCTGCCCTCCAGCGCGCCGTCCACCACACGCACGTTGGCGTCGTTCTGGGCCGGCGTGCCGTCGGCCTGGCGGAACAGGCCGTCGTCGCCGCGCAGCAGAGTCTTGGTGTCCGGATTGACCAGCTTGATGCGCCCCAGCGTGTTGGACGGCCCCGGCTGGAAATCGTTGGCGATGACGCTGATGGTGCCATCGCTGGCGATGGTCACGTTGGTGTCCGGCGGCACCGTGATCGGGCCGCCGTCGCCGATCACCGTCTGGCCGGAGCTGGTTTGCAGGATGCCGTTCTCGGTCACCTTCAGGCTGCCGTTGCGGGTATAGGCTTCCGAACCGTCGGCCGACTGCACCGCGATCCAGCCCTGGTCGCGGATGGCGATGTCGAGCGCGCGGCCGGTGGTCTGGATTGGACCGGCACGCCAGTCCGATCCGACCGTGGAGTCGGTCACGAAGGCGCGCGTGGGCAAGCCCTCGGACACCACCGGCACCGCCCGGAACGAGTCGATCTGGGCGCGGAAGCCGGTGGTGGTGGCGTTGGCCAGGTTGTTCGACACGGTGGCTTGCTGCTCCATCACGTGGCGGGCACCGGTCATCGCGGTATAGACGAGGCGGTCCATGATTTACCCCTATTAACGCAGCGCGATTAACGCAGCGCGATTAACGCAGATTAACCAGCGTCTGCAGGATCGAGTCTTCGGTCTTGATGGTCTGCGCATTGGCCTGGTAGACGCGCTGCGCGGTGATCATGTTGACCAGCTCGGCCGTCAGGTCGGTGTTCGAGGTTTCCACCGCGCTCGAACGCAGCTGGCCCATCGAACCGGCGTTCGGCGTGCCGATGGTTGGCGGGCCCGAAGTCGAGCTTTCCGCCCAGGCGTTGTTGCCCAGCGGCGTCAGGCCGTCCACGCTGGCGAAGTTGGCCATGGCGATCTGGCCCATGGCGCGCGACTTGCCGTTGCTGTATTGGCCCAGGATCACGCCGTTCTCGTCGATCGAATATCGCTGCCAGGAACCGGCCGAGTAACCGTTCTGGACCGAGCCCAGGTCGTTGGTCACGCTGCCGTACTGGGTGGTCTTGTCGAAGGTGGTGGCGACCGTCATCGGCACTATTGCGCCGGTGTCCGGGAAGATCGGCAGCTGGATCTGGAACGGCAGCGTCTGCGGCGGGTCCATCAGGGCCATGGCTTGCGGATCGAGCGCGCCGCTCTTGGTGAACAGCAGCGTGCCGACCTTGACCGCAGGCACGGTGATGGCCGCACCCAGCAGGCCATTGATCTGGTCCGGGGACTTGCCGGTGATCGAGCCGCTGACGGTCGGGTCGAGCGCCGTGTAGGCGGCGGTCAGCGCGTCGAGCTGGGCCTGGGTGGCGGCGGCCGGCGGCACCGAAGCGGCGGCCAGCATGGCGTTATAGGCGGCGGTGGCGTAGGTGCCGGCGGCAATCGCGATATCGGCCGGCACCGGCGGCGTGGCTTTCACCAGGTCGTTATAGGCCTTGCGGGCATCGATGGTCGGCTGGTCGGTGGCCACGGTGGCGGCCACGCTGGAGGAGACGATTTCCTTGTTGTCGGCGGCGGCGTACACGTCCCAGGTGTTGGCGTCGGTCTTGACGTAGTAGGTCGTCATGATGTGCGCGGTGCCCAGGCTGTCGTACACATTCAGCACGGTCTGCTTGTTGTAGCTGGTGGGGTCGTTGGAGTCGAACGGTACGGTGGCCGGCACCTTCTCCGCCGAGCTCAGGTTGAGCTGGAAGTTCGCTTCGGTGGTTTGCACCGGCGTCAGGTCGGACTTGTCCAGGGTCAGCGGCACGGGCGAACCGAGCTGGATCACGCCGGCGGTGTTGGACAGGTAGCCGGTCAGCTGCGCGCCCTGGGCGTTGACCAGGGTATGGCCGGCATCTTCGTGGAACTGGCCGTTGCGCGAATACTGCACGGCGCCGTTGACCACCAGGCGGAAGAAGCCGCCGCCGTTGATCGCCACGTCCAGCGGGTTGCTGCTCGACTCCAGGTTACCCTGGGTGAATTGCTGCGCCAACTTGGACACCGACACACCGATACCGGCGTTGTTGCCCGACACGCCGTTGAGCGAATTGGCGTACAAGTCGGCGAACTGCGCCTGCGAACTCTTGAAGCCCACGGTGCTGGCGTTGGCAATATTGTTGCCGATGACATCCAGCGATTTGGATGCGGCATTCAGGCCGCTCAGTCCTTGTTGGAACATGCTATTCCCCTATGAGGTGTGACGTGTAGGTGTGACGTGTAGGTGTGACGTGTAGGTGTTACTTGTACAATCTGCGCTTACAAAACTTCTTTCACATCGCTCATGGCGAAATGCCCGAGCGAGGTATTCAATTTAACCCCGCCGCTGCCGGTCGAGACGCTGGCGACCGCCGCCAGTTGCAGCGGCGTGGCGGTGACCGTGTTGCCGGCGCTGGTGGCGCTGACGGTGAAGGTGTAGCTGCCGGCGTCGGCCACCGTCTTGTCGTCCTTGGTGCCGTCCCAGGTGATCGGGTAGGTGCCGGCCTCGGCATTGGTCATGCTCATGGTGCGCACGGTCTTGCCGGCCTTGTCCTTGATTTCAATCGACACCGCCTGCGAGTCCGACGCCAGGTCGATGCCGAACACACTGGACTTGGTGACCTTGTCGTCTTCGCCGGTCACGCTGTTGAGATCGATGCCCTTGCCTTCCACCAGCACGCCCTTGCCGATCAGGTTGATCGCGGCCGAGGACTGCGAGGTGGTAATGTCGGCGCGCAGCGACTCCAGCGTGGCGTTGACCTTGTTGATGCCGGTCACGGTCGACAGCTGGGCCAGCTGGCTGGTCATGGCCGCGTTGTCCATCGGATTGAGCGGATCCTGGTTCTGCAACTGGGTCACCAGCAGCTTCATGAATTTGTCCTGGTCCGCCTGCACGCTGTTGGTGTCGGTGGTGTCCTTGGTCGCTACCGAGTTGGTGGCCGCCGCCTTGGGCGTATCGATAATGCCGCTAATCGCCATGATGATCTCGTTTGGTTGTCGTTGATTGTCTAGTTTTGACCGATGGTCAGGGTCTTCAACAGCAGGGTCTTGGCCGCGTTCATGGTCTCGACGTTGGTCTGGTAGGAGCGCGAGGCCGACAGCATGTTGACCATTTCATCGACCACATTCACGTTGGGCATGGTCACGTAGCCGTTGTCGTCGGCCGCCGGATGCTTGGGGTCGTACATCATTTTCATCGGCGACTGGTCTTCCACCACCTGCTTGACCCGCACCCCGGTCGAGGTGCCGCCGTTGGTCGGCGTGGTCGCCTCGAACACCACCTGGCGCGCGCGGTAGGCTTCGCCGCTGGCGCTGGTGGCGCTGTCGGCATTGGCCAGGTTGGAAGCCACCACGTTCAGGCGCTGCGCCTGCGCGCTCATGGCCGAACCCGATACATCGAAGATTTTAAAAAGCGACATGATTAGTTCCCTGACTGTAGCGCCGCCAGCATCGATTTGATCTGGCCGTTGATGGCGGTGATCCCGGCTTCATAACGAATGGCGTTGTCGGCGAACTGGTTGCGCTCGACGTCCATGTCGACCGTGTTGCCGTCGACCGCGCCCTGCACCACGCCGCGATACAGCAGCGGCGTGCCATCGGCCAGCGTACCGGCGTCTTGCAGGGGGTTGGGGTAATGTTTGGCGGCGGTGGTGTTCAGCGTCTGCTGGGCATTCGGATTGTTCTTGTCCAGCGCCGATTTCAAGGCGCTGCTGAAGTCGATGTCGCGCGCCTTGTAGTTCGGCGTGTCCGCGTTGGCAATATTGGAAGCGAGCACGGTCTGGCGCGCCGAACGCAGGCTCAGCGCGGTTTCATTGAAGCTCAGGTAATTGTCTAGTTTGCTGCCGAGCATGATGCGCTCCTCTTCCACATTGGTGACAGCTTCAATGATACGGAGTTGCCAGTTGTCACCATCGGGCAATAAGCCCCGGTTTTCCCATCCTATTCAAGGCTTCAAGTCCGGGCCGCCCGACTATGATGGTCACATTGAAGGGGAACCGACTATGCACACCATGAAATCACGCTTATTGATGACCGCCGCGCTGCTCGGCGCCGCGCTGTGCAACGGCGCTGCCGCACAGACCGGCCGCCAGGACATCGCCGCGCTCAAGGGCACGGTCGAGCAATTCCTGCAAGTGCAGGCCGGCGGCTTGCCGGGCCAGGTGACGGTCACCGTGGGCGCCGTCGATCCGCGCCTGAACCTGGCCGCCTGCCCCGCGCCGCAAGCTTTCTTCATGCCCGGCGCGCGCGCCTGGGGCAAGACCTCGGTCGGCGTGCGCTGTGCGACGCCATCGTCCTGGACGGTCTATATACAAGCCAGCGTGACGGTGATCGGCGACTACGTCGCCAGCGCCGCGCCGCTGGTGCAGGGCCAGCCCATCGACGCCGGCCAGCTGACCATCCTCAAGGGTGATTTGACAACATTGCCGGCAGGGATAGCCACCGACGTCAGCCAGGTGATCGGCCGCAGCGCCAATGTTTCGTTGCCGCCAGGAACTCCTTTACGGCTCGATACCTTGCGCAGCAAGCCGGTGGTGCAATCGGGACAACTGGTGCGCCTGGTGTCGACCGGCAACGGCTTCAGCGTCTCGTCCGAGGCGCGCGCCATGGGCACGGCCGGCGACGGCCAGGTGGTGCAGGTGAAAACCGCCGCCGGCCAGCAAATCACCGGCATCGCCAAGAGCGGCGGACTGGTGGAGGTGGCTTTTTGAGCGCGCGGCGGCACGGACCCGCTAAAGTTTACGGCCAGGCCGCCGTTACCGACTCAGATCCCGGAGTTTCGTACTCCTAGCTGAGAAGGAAATTGCTGTGAAAATTAATGACACTTTAAAGAGCACGCCAGGCTTGCCGTCGACGCCTGCGGCCACCTCCTCCACCGCGCGCGGCGCGGAAAAGGCGGCGGAAACCGCAGCGACGAATGTCGCCTCGGACAATGTGCGCCTGTCGCCGCAAGGCCAGGCGATGGCGGCCAGTTCTGCCGGCGGCGCCAATGCCGTGTTCGACACCAAAAAAGTCGAGCGCATCAAATTGGCAATCGCCGACGGCCAGTTCCAGGTCAACTCGGAAAAAGTAGCGGATGGCTTGCTCGACACGGTCAAGGATCTGCTGCACTCACGAAAACGATAGGATCATCATGACCACCGTCACCCCGCTGAACAGCCTGCGCGAAGAAGCGCACATCATGTCCACCCTGTTGGACTTGCTGCGCCAGGAACAGCAACTGCTGGTGACGGCGGAAATCGAAGGCCTGCCGGCCATCACCGTCCGCAAGACCGCGCTGGTCACGCAAATGACCCTGTTGTCGGCGCAACGTCACCGTGCATTGGGCAAATGTGGTTTCCCATCCGAGGAAGCCGGCATGGATGCGTGGATCGCCGCCAGCGGCGAGGCGCGCGAGGAATCGGCCGGCCTGTGGCAGGCATTGCTGCAGCATACGCGTGAAGCCAAGGAGCTGAACCGCGTCAATGGCATGTTGATCAACAAGCAGATGGGCCACACCCAGGGTGCGCTGCAGGCGCTGCGTCCGCAGGGCGGATCGGCCAACAACTTCTACGGTCCGGGCGGCATCTCGACTTCCCTGCCGCGCAGCCGCGGCTTCCTGGCCGGCTGACCCTTTACCCCGCAATACGCCCACCCGCAACCAAACGGGTGGAACTCCGGCTTCCCTGAAGCGCAGCTGGCGCCGTCT is a genomic window containing:
- the flgL gene encoding flagellar hook-associated protein FlgL, translated to MRISTRTIYDVGSAQITSLQTAMSRTQQQLSTGRKNLTAADDPIATARAVEVTQSQSLNTQLATNRANAKAVLSTETTALASTTSILQDIKDLAVKAGNGSYTQSDRESVAIELEARLADLLGLANTADGVGGYVFAGYKSTTLPFTKTAAGADYQGDQGQRSLQVGSTRTIPITDSGASVFESNQSGNGSFVTTPDAANYGRGGTGIISAGSVKDATLLTGHKYQIDFQVVAATPGVPKQTTYTVTDLTTGDPVPPAPLPVVPQPYVSGQNISFDGVQFDVKGEPADGDNFAVEPSTKQSIFTTVQGFIDALRGPGEGATGQASLSNKLNQLQVNIDNATDNVLSVQAAVGSRLKELDYLDSSGDDLGLQYATTLSDLQDVDYTAAISLFTQQQTTLTAAQKSFTTMSGLSLFNYIS
- the flgK gene encoding flagellar hook-associated protein FlgK gives rise to the protein MSSLLSIGKSGLLAAQVGLATTGNNITNANTAGYNRQVAIQGDTGTQYQGFGYVGSGTEIQAVRRYYDNFLATSLRNAESNQASLDAYSSQIGQIDNLLADTTAGLSPALQDFFNGVQNATASPASAAARQSLLSNAESLASRFQGMSARLNEIAFGVNNQIKSNVGEINAYAQQIADINLTIAGLTTSTAEPNDLLDKRDQMLTELNKLVKVTVVPGDNNMLNVSFGTGQPLVVANKAFQLGTSTSPTDVSRVTIGYATASGAFSELPDQVFTGGQLGGLMEFRNGAMDRAQNSLGQIAAGLVTAFNAQHVLGQDENGALGQNFFNPIQAYVGTSTRNSQASTAEVKAVVTDAGALTASDYSVDYDGTNFNVTRKSDGKITQINPFPQTTPQVIDGVAYSISGTPQQNDNFLVRPTYNAATDFSVAIKDRDKIALAAPIATAAPTANAGNGKISAGTVDQNYLTPGNALTAPATLTFDKASGTFSGFPAGQDVTVTANGTATVYPAGTPVPYTDGANISFGGVNIAISGTPADLDTFTVGPNTSGVGDSRNGALLAGLQTKNILDNGKATFQTTYAQMVNFVGTKARESQISGTAADAAVKQATSAQQSVSGVNLDEEAANLLRYQQAYQASGKVMQVASQLFDTLLSLGN
- the flgJ gene encoding flagellar assembly peptidoglycan hydrolase FlgJ; this encodes MASQTSTSNDLNGKLALDVRDMGSLKQSARAGSPEALKTAATQFEAMFVNMMLKSMREATPQEGMLDSQQSKMFTTMLDQQTSQNIAKKGIGLADMLVRQLSAKTDAAALGIGGAGDASSASNAGSFAGAASLMDAKLQRAIAAAGGNAAATAAASSSSRVDGAASTNKGSQAPHVRSFQEKLSVHAEEASKATGIPAKFMLGQAALESGWGKREIKGRDGSNSNNLFGIKATSDWKGKVVEATTTEYVNGKAQTKVERFRAYDSYADSFKDYARLLSSNPRYEKVLASAGDASSFAQGLQKAGYATDPHYASKLTSIIKRSLAG
- a CDS encoding flagellar basal body P-ring protein FlgI, encoding MLVCLSATLTLLAPQAGAERIKDLASIAGVRHNQLIGYGLVVGLDGSGDQTTQTPFTVQSVISMLQQLGVNLPQGGSQLQLKNVAAVMVTASLPPFSQPGQTLDITVSSMGNAKSLRGGTLLMTPLKGADGQVYGMAQGNVLVGGVGVQAGGGGGGSSLTVNHLSVGKISGGATVERAVASNLGENNIIKLELNNADFATASRMVEAINDKYGAGIAYALDSRVIRVQAPSGSDQRVSFIGTLQDMQVNPAEQAAKVIMNARTGSVVMNRAVTLETCAISHGNLSVSVNADTQVSQPNPLSGGRTVVTQNPQVAIKADGGKVMMVKGGASLAEVVKALNAIGATPQDLLSILQAMKAAGSLRAELEII
- a CDS encoding flagellar basal body L-ring protein FlgH, with translation MKSVTLIASTIAATVLLSACQTAPTSIVHSPMSARPLTSEQLQAVPNNGAIYQPAAFRPVFEDRRARHVGDVLTLVITERTSANKAGTSSGNKTGNVSATLPKKLQSTFGNPLQVGSESSYSDGDNQTASNAFTGTMGVTVVEVLSNGNLIVAGEKQIGMNKGTEYIRFSGMINPDSIATGNTVQSTAVADARVEYRTANQIDRAELSSMASRFFQSLLPF
- the flgG gene encoding flagellar basal-body rod protein FlgG, with the protein product MIRSLWIAKTGMEAQQTQMDVTSHNLANVSTNGFKKSRAVFEDLLYQNIRQPGAQSSQQTNLPSGLQLGTGVRTVAVERIHTQGNPQSTGNDKDIMVNGSGFFTVLLPDGTTAYTRDGSFQRDNNGQMVTSEGFVLQPAITIPITAQAITVGRDGTVSVNIANGNGATTTQQLGSLQLATFINPTGLESKGENLYVETTASGAPQQNTPGSNGTGTILQGYVETSNVNVVEEMVNMIQTQRAYEINSKAITTSDQMLQKLSQM